The DNA sequence TGGGCACCTACTTGGTTCGAAGGTCCCGCCGGCCACTGGTCACTCTCCTGAACCCCGATGAGAAGTACCTGCTGCGACTGCTAGACAAGACAGTAAGTTGTGGAAGAAAGGGCCAGGGTAGAAAGGGGACCACAGTTCTCCTGGTATGAAGGGGACCTACGGTGGTGGGGATGCTCCAAGGGACTGGTCAACTCCAAGACTGGCTTGGTGAAACACTTGTGTCATCCATCCTCCAGACTGTGAGCCACAACACCAAGAAGTTCCGCTTTGCCCTGCCTACCGCCCATCACATTCTGGGGCTACCTGTGGGTAAGGAAAGTATGGAGTAGGCTCCTTTCCCTGGTGTCCTAGGAAGGCGATTCTCCTGGGGTCTGAAACATGCCTTGGTCTTTCTTCTGCACACCATTCCCCTTCTCTCACTTGAGTCTGGATCTTCCAGGCTGTAAGGGGTGCCAGTGAGACCCTTTAGGGTGTGGCTTCTGTGCCCCCAGACATCTTTAACACTCAGCAGCCTCCCTCTTTCCTGTGGGACTTGCTCATAACTGTCCCTGGGaagacattgatttttttttcccccatggtcCAGACCCTCAGCTCACCTGGTGCTGCCACGGTCCTGGCAGTGATTGATAGGAATCTCTCCCAGAGGAGACTGGGGAGAGATCCTGCTGAGCACTTTTAAGGGGTGAATCCTCCCTGTCTGCCAGCTCCTTGGGACCACTCCAGAAGCAAAACATTCTATCCTTTCAAACCTCTCTGAGTATTTCAAAAGGTAACAGAGCTGCAGCACATCCATAAGCAGCCCTTATGTAGTTCTCCTCATGGTCTCCAGGCAAACATGTCTACCTCTCTGCCCGAATTGATGGCAGCCTGGTCATCAGGCCATACACTCCTGTCACCAGTGACGAAGACCAAGGCTACGTGGATCTTGTTATCAAGGTAAGAGTGTAGGAAAGAACCCCAGAGGCTCCTTACCCCATTCTTTCTGGGATTTGTAGAAACTTCTAGGTTCATTCGATAGCAGGAGATGGTGTGTCCTTTCCAAAATATGAGAAAAGTGTATGGATTGGAAATGAAAACGTGTGTGATCCTTGCCTCGGCCTCAGTGACCTCCAAATAGGGTATTTTCTTCTCTGCCTTACCAGGTTTATCTGAAGGGTGTGCACCCTAAATTTCCAGAGGGAGGGAAGATGTCTCAGTACCTAGATAACCTGAAGATTGGGGATGTGGTAGAGTTCCGGGGCCCAAGTGGGCTACTCACTTATGCTGGGAAAGGTAATGACCTGTCTTTTCCTTGAGCCTAGCTTCACTTCTTCAGTTCCCATAGCCTGCTTGgcacagtttgtgtgtgtgtgtgtgtgtgtgtgtgtgtgtgtacatgtgtgcacgtgtgtaagGCCAGAGCTGCCCTTCTATCTAAACATAGCTAGCACTGATACTACAGAAAGTCATGTTTCTTAGCCCTGTTCACTGTAGGAAGCAGTTACCCTTCCACCCGAATTCATCTGCTTTGACGGACAGCTATGGAGATCACCAAAGCAAACATCCCTCTAATCCTCCCTCAAAGTTTCACCCCTCCTGACTGTGGAGATGAAGAGATAGCTTCCAGCCCTTCCTATGGGAAACAGCTGGGTGTGATAACAAGTCCCTGAAGTTGCTTTGTACAAGTAGGGAAACCAAATTCACTCCTTGTCCCATGCCCGTCACCCTCATCAGGGAGTGACCCTCTGCCAGAAGCTTCTGATGCTCACTATGTGGCCCTGAACTGACTGGTAGACAGATAACTCTGGCCCCATTGTCCCTCGAGGGTATTATTGTCAGGGTTGGCTCCTCTCAAACCTCCATTCAAAGTTCCAGGATCAGATTTCATAGCAGTTGCTAAATTGACCTCAGGCATATTTTTGGTTCTGCACTTGTTTACTTAGTTTCCTACTTTGATTTTGTTCTTCCACCCGTTTCTTCACTTTACTCCTCAGGGAAGTTTAACATTCAGCCCAATAAGAAATCTCCACCCGAAGCAAGAGTGGCGAAGAAGCTGGGAATGATTGCTGGAGGGACAGGTATGAATCCCTTTGAGGGGCTATTCTCTCCCACCCTTGTTGGTTGTTGTCATGATAATGCCTTAGTGACCTCAGATTTAGTAATCAAAGCCAAACTGTTAATCGGGGCATTCCCAGCAGTGCCTAGACCTCCCCAGTGGCTGAAGTCATAAGCAAGTAGAAACCAAAGGAATTTTTGCACTGATAAAATGAGAGCAATAAATCAGGTGAGCTCTCTGCAAATTGAATGAATCTAATAATTTTTAGGTGGAAGTAAAGAGCAACAGTTAAGAATGATaatcaaaaggaaggaaaattagcACTGGTCACCACTGTGTattagacacacacatatatatctatagGTTAGTTACCAATCTTTCCTTCATAGATGACAACGGATATTCAAAGAGGTTAAATGGTTTCCATTAGGTTACTTAATTGGTAATAGTCAGAGGCAGGATTCAAATCTGGCTCTGCCCAATTCCAAAGTACATGTACTTAACCTGTAGACGTCCAGTATCTCAGAACATGTCCATGTAGTCATCGATGTGATTTAGGTCCCTAGCCTCCAAGGGACTTTCAGAAGAAGAGTCTTAGGTTGGTTCCTTAGAAGGATTTCCCCAATATAAACATCTGTGAATGTCGAGAATATGCAGGAAAAGGTCAGAGGATTAAGGTGCTAAAGGAAAAGGGAGTAGGTGTGAATGAGTAGGTCAGCTAAGAAGCTGTGATAGAGCAAAGTGTGGACACCACATCTCACCGTGGGGTGTCCTCATGCAGGAATCACCCCTATGCTACAGCTGATCCGGGCCATCCTGAAAGTCCCTGAAGATCCAACCCAGTGCTCTCTGCTTTTTGCTAACCAGGTGGGTTTGCCCTTCTCAGTCCTGGGCCTTCAGAGTTGGCATGTGGGTAGGGCTGAGTGTTGAGGAACTGATGGGCAGCATGGACCCAGTGCCTGTTTAGCCTCTGCCCAAGGTGTCTTCTGCAAGATACAGGACCCTCTACTACAGTGAGGAGGAAAGAGGACTGAACATTGGGCCACATTCTTCCGTGGCccccaaggaaagaaaaagatttaaggCATCTTATGCTGAGCATAGACACTAGAAGATCTAAATCTTCCTGGCTAAATATTCTGTCTTTATTCCTtcataatatgtaaataaaggCCGTTCTCCTCCTACCCCCTAAAAGCACTGCAAGCTTTGCTTATTCCTTAGAACTTTAGCAGACCTTTAGTATTCCTTTCTGTCAGAGAACCTTTCTGATGTGAGCCTAAGCTCTCTATGACTTTGCTTCCCCTTTGCATTTCAGACTGAAAAGGACATAATCCTGCGGGAGGACTTAGAGGAACTGCAGGCCCAGTATCCCAATCGCTTTAAGCTTTGGTTCACTCTGGACCACCCCCCGGAAGGTACCTTCCCCATTTCTGGGTATCCCAGTATCCCCTCATTATCAAAATCAAGGCATTGCCCCTCTGTGAGTTCTGGTTTCAGTGAAACCAGCCCTCCCTGACTGCCAAAGCCCCAAGTCTGAGTGCATAGACAGACATTAGTTTCCTAGTCTCTGCTTCCGGTTTGCTGGTGAGGGTGGGAGTGGTGTGGGGGAGGGAAGGTAGCTGCTGCTACAACCTGAGACCTTCTCAGGATCTCCTCAGGGATCTTCTCAATGGCCCATCATGGCATCAAATTCACTTGCCAGCATGGGTCTGGGAGCGTcagttctctcttctccctcacaCTTCAGATTGGGCCTACAGCAAGGGCATTGTGACTGCTGACATGATCCGGGAACACCTCCCTGCCCCAGGAGACGAtgtgctgctgctgctctgtGGGCCGCCCCCAATGGTGCAGCTAGCCTGCCATCCCAACTTAGACAAACTCGGCTACTCACAAAAGATGCGATTCACCTACTGAGCGTCTCCCACCTCCCTGGTCCCACATCTGCAATTGTCCCCAGTTGGTACTCAAACACTATAAGCCCTAGATTCCTTTCCTGAGAGCATCAGCTTTTTCTGTCTTACTCTGAAACTGCAATCTGGATGGTACCTGCAGGAGAGCATTCCTGAAGCAATGTAAGGGGGGGGGGGCCAAGGCCAAGTTGTTCCTTAGAAGGCCCCCCAAATCTCCCTGTGATAAAAGGGCCAGGTGAGGTCCATGGAGCAGTTTCTTCCCTAGGttcaaaaagaagagagaatgtaCTTTTGTTCCAAGACTGGCAAGTTCCTTTATAGGAACTTGATGTGAACACTATCACCTTTGTGTCTGTGACAAATTTTTTTTTCGGgcgggtttgaactcatggtctcgtgcttgctaggcaggtgctcttaccacttgagccactccaccagccttaccTTTGTGTGTATGATGAAAGGAACAGACTGTGCAATGTGTGTTTGTTAATATTTAGTGCTTAGCCCATGGGCAAATTCTGTTGATATGAGTGCAAGTTGAGTGAACTTGTAGAGATAGTAGGAAAGGAGGAAATAGTTTCTTCAGAATTCCAGACCTCAGATAAAGGAGTCTGaagtatatatttgtatgtcTGTCTTGGCCCTTGCCCAGGCTGGGGGAAAATGGCTGCCTGCTACCTAAGACAGTTGCTTGTATAAGGAACGTTTGGCTGTTCAAATAAATGGGGCTGAACCCTGATGTGATACCGAAGAGGTTGTTGTGTCTGGGGTCCTTTTTTCCAAATGCTTGAGGACTTTGGGAAGGAAGGCCTTTCAGCACAGAATCTCCTGGGTCTTCCAAAAGCCTTTGCGCAGTTGTGCTTTGTGCTGAAATGTGAGCTGCCACCACTTAGTGTTCATCTCTGCAGCTGTTTCTGTGGGCCAGCACTCAACTCCTCCAGGAGGCTTTTGCAGTGGGGGAGAAGAACATGTTAGAGGGGATGTTTTTAGAGCATAGTTATCCCTCTCAGTGATCCCTTGATTTGGCAGTTTTTCCCTCTCTTATTTTTGTTAGCCTTTCCTTCACCATATTTATCCTTCAGGTTACCTGGCAAACAAATCAAAGTATTGCCTTTCCATTTGGAAGCCTTCCCCTTTAAAAAGTAACTTGACATCACCTGCTCCAGACAGAGTTGGCCTCCCACAAGCCCATCTGTTCTAAGCGCCTTCTCTGCTGTGGGAGCTTGACCCAGTCCATTCCCTTCTCACAAGACAGGGCTTGGGCAACCTCTTCTAGTTCTTCTTTCTTAGTCCCATTGGGACAAAATGATGCTTTTGGTTCAGGAGGAAGGGCTACAATGTTTTTCTGTATAGAGCTACATGTTTCTGTC is a window from the Castor canadensis chromosome 11, mCasCan1.hap1v2, whole genome shotgun sequence genome containing:
- the Cyb5r1 gene encoding NADH-cytochrome b5 reductase 1, with the translated sequence MGIQPSPILLASLGVGLLTLFGLALGTYLVRRSRRPLVTLLNPDEKYLLRLLDKTTVSHNTKKFRFALPTAHHILGLPVGKHVYLSARIDGSLVIRPYTPVTSDEDQGYVDLVIKVYLKGVHPKFPEGGKMSQYLDNLKIGDVVEFRGPSGLLTYAGKGKFNIQPNKKSPPEARVAKKLGMIAGGTGITPMLQLIRAILKVPEDPTQCSLLFANQTEKDIILREDLEELQAQYPNRFKLWFTLDHPPEDWAYSKGIVTADMIREHLPAPGDDVLLLLCGPPPMVQLACHPNLDKLGYSQKMRFTY